In Paenibacillus sp. JQZ6Y-1, the following proteins share a genomic window:
- a CDS encoding DUF2225 domain-containing protein, producing MEDSIQLEPLYQITVHCPQCEETFQTSRVRPSLKRVSRRDSDFCAYYQHENPDFYVVRVCPHCGFASTENSMATLSAAHKQKFMTEIGNRLAKRDMGGHRTREQALETYKLALMCAQTIGDRERIIASFLHHIAWLHRYNGETEQELRFLTYCMESYIRVYELESIGGSDARLMFLIGELHRRLGLFNEAVKWFSRVINDQRITDSAMIRASREQWVVLREQMLAKNHDLPDEMKENE from the coding sequence ATGGAGGATTCCATACAGTTAGAACCGCTATATCAAATCACCGTCCATTGCCCGCAGTGCGAGGAAACGTTTCAAACGAGCCGCGTGCGTCCTAGCCTGAAGCGCGTTTCGCGTCGCGATTCTGACTTTTGCGCCTATTACCAACACGAGAATCCTGATTTCTACGTGGTACGTGTTTGTCCACACTGCGGCTTTGCTTCTACGGAAAATTCGATGGCAACGCTTAGTGCAGCGCACAAGCAGAAGTTTATGACCGAAATCGGCAATCGTCTTGCCAAACGCGATATGGGTGGTCATCGTACACGTGAGCAGGCACTGGAAACGTACAAGCTTGCTCTCATGTGCGCACAGACGATCGGCGACCGGGAACGCATTATCGCCAGCTTTTTGCATCATATCGCTTGGCTTCATCGTTATAACGGCGAGACGGAGCAGGAGTTGCGCTTTTTAACATATTGCATGGAGTCCTACATCCGTGTATATGAGCTGGAAAGTATCGGTGGCAGTGATGCCCGACTGATGTTCCTAATCGGTGAGTTGCACCGACGGTTGGGTCTATTTAATGAAGCGGTCAAATGGTTCTCGCGCGTCATCAATGATCAGCGTATTACCGACTCCGCGATGATTCGTGCTTCGCGTGAGCAGTGGGTCGTGCTGCGTGAGCAGATGCTTGCAAAAAATCACGATCTGCCTGACGAAATGAAAGAGAATGAATAA
- a CDS encoding globin, which yields MNTRASLYELLGGAEGVRRLVEAFYPKVQQDPLIGPLFPEDIRPVMEKQYMFLSQFFGGPSLFSDAYGHPMMRARHMPFPITNEKADAWLACMNAALLEIGVQDELREFVVDRLSGPAHHFVNSH from the coding sequence TTGAATACTCGTGCATCCCTTTATGAGCTGCTTGGCGGTGCCGAAGGTGTCCGCCGTTTGGTGGAGGCTTTTTATCCGAAAGTACAGCAGGACCCATTGATCGGTCCTTTATTTCCAGAAGATATTCGACCTGTGATGGAGAAACAGTATATGTTTTTGTCACAGTTTTTTGGTGGTCCATCGTTGTTCTCTGATGCGTATGGTCATCCTATGATGAGGGCAAGGCATATGCCTTTTCCGATCACCAATGAAAAGGCGGACGCTTGGCTTGCCTGCATGAATGCCGCGCTATTAGAGATTGGCGTTCAGGATGAGCTACGTGAGTTTGTCGTCGACCGTTTGTCTGGTCCGGCGCATCATTTTGTGAACAGTCATTGA
- a CDS encoding NAD kinase: MRYYVLDRGDQLSIELSERFHKLAAGYGFQLDAESPEIVVSIGGDGTMLHAFHTFIDHIPDLAFVGIHTGHLGFYADWKADELEDLVKFMAGEVSEEDDTNPKIVKYPLIDLEIHAKSGVSRYTALNEFTLKGLDGTTIVAQLDINDEIFEMFRGDGICISTPSGSTAYNKALGGAMVHPTIEALQIAEIASINNRVYRTLGSSMMLPKHHHCDIHSRKQQRLQLTVDHLNIPIEDLISIRCQVSNIRVSFARYRPYPFWNRVRQSFLG; the protein is encoded by the coding sequence TTGAGATACTATGTACTGGATCGCGGAGACCAATTATCGATTGAACTGAGTGAACGGTTTCATAAGCTGGCTGCCGGATATGGCTTTCAGCTGGATGCGGAATCGCCGGAAATTGTTGTTTCCATCGGTGGAGATGGCACGATGCTGCACGCTTTTCATACGTTTATTGACCATATTCCCGATCTTGCCTTTGTCGGCATCCATACCGGTCATCTGGGCTTTTATGCTGACTGGAAAGCGGATGAGCTGGAAGACTTGGTAAAATTCATGGCAGGTGAAGTCAGCGAAGAGGATGACACCAATCCGAAGATTGTAAAATATCCGCTGATTGATCTGGAGATTCACGCCAAAAGCGGAGTGTCCCGTTATACGGCACTGAACGAGTTTACGTTGAAAGGGCTGGATGGCACGACCATCGTGGCACAGCTGGATATTAATGATGAGATTTTTGAAATGTTCCGTGGCGACGGAATCTGTATCTCTACCCCTTCTGGCAGTACAGCCTATAATAAGGCACTTGGCGGGGCGATGGTGCATCCAACAATTGAAGCGCTACAAATCGCCGAAATCGCATCCATCAACAATCGGGTGTATCGTACACTCGGCTCATCCATGATGCTGCCGAAGCATCATCACTGCGATATTCACTCACGCAAGCAGCAGCGTTTGCAGCTGACTGTGGATCATCTGAATATTCCGATTGAAGATCTAATCTCAATCCGTTGTCAGGTATCGAATATTCGCGTCAGCTTTGCTCGCTATCGCCCTTATCCGTTCTGGAATCGGGTACGGCAGTCGTTCCTCGGCTAA
- a CDS encoding YutD family protein: protein MIQIGGKTYEIIKEYRNGWNDEVFRERYSEVLERYDYILGDWGYNQLRLKGFYRDGHPKAAKDSSLSSLTEYINEYCNFGCAYFVLQKTKDGPPEAKSSEGGDKPQRSSKNHGKRDRGDRQDKGASGQKQGKQQAAASSTANSSADHQTKESSPRQKQQNHQNQQQHQNQQQQNNQQPQNQQSQQQSQQQTQSNRQQQAPAPAAPAPAAAPQAANEPQKD, encoded by the coding sequence TTGATTCAGATTGGTGGCAAAACCTACGAGATCATCAAAGAATATCGGAATGGCTGGAATGACGAGGTTTTCCGTGAACGCTATAGCGAGGTGCTGGAACGGTATGACTATATTTTGGGCGACTGGGGCTACAATCAGCTTCGGCTCAAAGGGTTTTACCGAGACGGACATCCCAAAGCGGCGAAGGATAGCTCATTGTCCAGCTTGACCGAATATATTAACGAATACTGCAATTTCGGCTGTGCCTACTTTGTTCTGCAAAAGACTAAAGATGGTCCACCGGAAGCCAAATCCAGCGAAGGCGGCGACAAACCGCAGCGCTCTAGCAAAAACCACGGCAAACGTGACCGTGGCGATCGTCAGGACAAAGGCGCTTCCGGTCAAAAGCAGGGCAAGCAACAAGCCGCTGCTTCGTCCACAGCCAACAGTTCTGCCGATCACCAGACCAAGGAGTCTTCTCCACGGCAAAAGCAGCAGAACCACCAGAATCAACAGCAACACCAGAATCAACAACAGCAGAATAACCAGCAACCTCAGAACCAACAGTCTCAACAGCAATCTCAGCAACAGACGCAATCCAATCGGCAACAGCAAGCTCCTGCTCCGGCAGCTCCTGCGCCCGCAGCAGCTCCACAGGCAGCCAATGAGCCACAGAAGGATTGA
- the lipA gene encoding lipoyl synthase encodes MSTKAKQPKPEWIKIKMTNNENYQEIKSMMRSKTLHTVCEEARCPNIYECWANRTATFMILGDICTRACRFCAVNTGMPTELDLQEPERVAEAAEQMGLNHCVITSVARDDLKDGGAMIFAETIRAMRKRLPLCSVEVLIPDFMGDIESLRIVMDAKPDILNHNIETVERMSDRVRARAKYPRSMELLRNSKTLQPDIPTKSSIMLGVGEEWDEILQSMDDLRAVDCDILTLGQYLQPSPKHLNVAKYYTPEEFAILKEEGLKRGFSHVESGPLVRSSYHAHEQVKSASKSKEASTV; translated from the coding sequence TTGTCTACAAAAGCTAAGCAACCGAAGCCCGAATGGATCAAAATCAAGATGACCAACAACGAAAACTATCAGGAAATCAAAAGCATGATGCGTTCCAAAACGCTGCATACCGTATGTGAGGAAGCTCGTTGCCCGAACATTTACGAATGCTGGGCGAACCGGACTGCCACATTCATGATACTGGGGGATATCTGTACGCGCGCCTGCCGTTTCTGTGCGGTCAATACAGGCATGCCAACAGAGCTTGATTTGCAAGAACCAGAAAGGGTAGCTGAAGCCGCGGAGCAGATGGGCCTGAATCATTGTGTTATTACAAGTGTTGCCCGTGACGATCTGAAAGACGGCGGGGCAATGATTTTTGCGGAAACGATCCGTGCCATGCGTAAACGCTTGCCATTGTGCAGCGTAGAAGTACTGATTCCTGACTTTATGGGCGATATTGAATCGCTCCGAATTGTAATGGATGCCAAGCCGGATATTTTGAACCATAATATCGAAACGGTAGAGCGCATGTCTGATCGCGTCAGAGCGAGAGCGAAATATCCGCGTTCGATGGAACTGCTACGCAATTCCAAAACGCTGCAACCGGACATTCCGACCAAATCGAGCATCATGCTAGGTGTGGGCGAGGAATGGGACGAAATTTTACAATCTATGGATGACCTGCGTGCCGTGGATTGCGATATTCTGACGCTGGGTCAATATTTGCAGCCAAGTCCGAAGCATCTGAACGTGGCCAAATATTATACGCCGGAAGAATTCGCCATTTTAAAAGAAGAAGGACTGAAGCGCGGATTCAGCCATGTAGAATCCGGTCCGCTCGTTCGCAGCTCCTACCATGCGCATGAACAGGTAAAATCCGCATCCAAGTCGAAGGAAGCTTCGACCGTTTAA
- a CDS encoding multidrug effflux MFS transporter, translating into MNKTNTNKTLSAANMSSSRRLLTALILGSLSAFAPLSIDMYLPALPTLADNLHTQASLAQLSLTACLLGLAFGQLVVGPLSDVKGRRMPLLFSLVLYTISSLLCAFTGNIWVLILLRFIQGVTGAAGIVISRAVVRDLYSGHELTKFFSLLMLINGVAPIAAPIIGGLLLKVVPWQGVFVVLAIIGAIMLFAVLFGLPESLPADRKAEGGLGRTLRTFGRLVRDHAFIGFALSQAFVTAAMFAYISGSPFVIQDIFGVSAQGFSLFFALNGLGIVICSQLAGRLSGKFGELRILRLSLTVAFTAALLLLIIAFAGGGLFLIAAMLFLIVSCVGSVAATSTSLAMQTQGNSAGSASALLGLLPLTLGAAASPLVGLGSGTTAVPMSVVIFTAETLAVICFLLLVKKRQSSVHS; encoded by the coding sequence ATGAACAAAACAAATACCAATAAAACGCTATCAGCCGCAAACATGAGCTCCTCACGTCGTCTGCTGACTGCGCTCATTCTCGGTTCGCTGTCGGCATTCGCGCCACTATCTATTGATATGTATCTACCGGCATTGCCAACGCTGGCGGATAATCTACATACGCAGGCATCGCTTGCCCAGCTTAGTCTGACGGCGTGTCTGCTCGGTCTTGCCTTTGGACAGCTGGTGGTGGGACCACTCAGCGATGTGAAAGGTCGCCGGATGCCGCTGTTATTCTCGCTTGTGCTGTATACGATCTCCTCGCTTCTGTGCGCCTTTACAGGCAACATTTGGGTGCTGATTCTGCTGCGATTTATTCAAGGTGTAACCGGAGCTGCCGGAATCGTCATTTCGCGGGCAGTTGTACGGGATTTGTATTCCGGTCATGAGTTGACCAAATTTTTCTCTCTATTAATGCTGATCAACGGGGTAGCACCGATTGCTGCACCGATCATCGGCGGATTGCTGCTCAAGGTCGTGCCATGGCAAGGCGTGTTCGTGGTACTAGCAATTATCGGAGCTATTATGCTTTTTGCAGTTTTATTCGGATTGCCGGAATCGCTGCCAGCGGATCGCAAGGCGGAAGGCGGTCTGGGTCGTACATTGCGTACGTTTGGACGGCTTGTACGTGATCATGCGTTTATCGGCTTCGCGCTGTCGCAAGCATTTGTGACGGCGGCGATGTTTGCTTATATTTCCGGTTCCCCCTTTGTCATTCAGGATATTTTCGGCGTATCGGCGCAGGGCTTCAGTCTGTTCTTTGCACTGAATGGTCTTGGGATCGTCATCTGTTCGCAGCTGGCAGGTCGTCTGTCTGGCAAGTTCGGTGAATTGCGCATCCTTCGTCTTAGCTTAACAGTTGCGTTTACCGCAGCGTTGTTGCTGCTCATTATCGCCTTTGCTGGTGGCGGATTGTTCTTAATCGCAGCCATGCTATTCCTGATTGTATCGTGTGTTGGCTCGGTTGCTGCCACCTCTACCTCATTAGCGATGCAAACACAGGGCAATTCAGCGGGTAGTGCCTCCGCTCTACTCGGTCTTCTGCCATTGACGCTGGGAGCTGCTGCATCGCCATTGGTTGGTCTGGGCAGCGGAACGACAGCAGTGCCGATGAGCGTCGTTATTTTCACAGCGGAGACGCTAGCGGTGATCTGCTTCCTATTGCTGGTCAAAAAAAGACAATCTTCTGTACACTCATAA